Proteins from one Tetrapisispora phaffii CBS 4417 chromosome 8, complete genome genomic window:
- the TPHA0H02190 gene encoding uncharacterized protein (similar to Saccharomyces cerevisiae HFA1 (YMR207C) and ACC1 (YNR016C); ancestral locus Anc_6.311), which yields MSEENLFETSVDKSKYEVTDYSSYHADLPSNFIGLNIIEKAEESPLKEFVKSHGGHTVISKVLIANNGIAAVKEIRSVRKWAYETFGDEKVVQFVAMATPEDLEANAEYIRMADQYIEVPGGTNNNNYANVDLIVDLAERCDVDAVWAGWGHASENPHLPEKLADSKRKVIFIGPPGNAMRSLGDKISSTIVAQHAKVPCIPWSGTGVDKVHIDEKTGLVSVDDDVYQQGCCNSPEDGLIKAKEIGFPVMIKASEGGGGKGIRKVENEEEFISLYHQASNEIPGSPIFIMKLAGRARHLEVQLLADQYGTNISLFGRDCSVQRRHQKIIEEAPVTIAGQKTFSEMEKAAVRLGKLVGYVSAGTVEYLYSHKEDKFYFLELNPRLQVEHPTTEMVSGVNLPAAQLQIAMGIPMHRIRDIRTLYGLDPHGAAEIDFEFNNEESMKKQRKPTPKGHCTACRITSEDPNEGFKPSGGSLHELNFRSSSNVWGYFSVGNNGNIHSFSDSQFGHIFAFGENRQASRKHMVVALKELSIRGDFRTTVEYLIKLLETEDFEDNTITTGWLDDLIIQKMTAEKPDPTLAVICGAATKAFIASEATRKEYVESLKRGQVPSKSILQTMFPVEFIHEGKRYKFTVAKSAEDRYTLFINGSKCEVRARKLSDGGLLITIGGKSHTIYWKEEVSATRLSVDSKSTLLEVENDPTQLRTPSPGKLVKFLVENGDHISSGQPYAEVEVMKMQMPLIAQESGIVQLLKQPGSNIVAGDIIAILTLDDPSKVKHALPFEGMLPEFGSPDIEGTKAAHKFNSLVATLENILKGYDNQVTMNSSLQLLIEVLRNPELPYTEWKLHISALHSRIPPHIDQQLEQLLERSIKRNAVFPARQLSKILESSINDESTDALFEATISPLLDITKRYENGLQAHEHNVFVHFLEEYYDIEKLFAGPNVREENVILKLRDENSENLDKVALMVLSHAKVSAKNNLILNILKHYQPLCKMSSEVASAFMQPLHHIVELESKSTAKVALQAREILIQGALPSVQERVNQIEHILKSSVVNTSYGQTSVKSRAEPDQRILKDLIDSNYVVFDVLTPFLCNQDPAIASAAAHVYVQRAYRAYTVGEVKIHNGFSNVVCEWKFQLPTAAFAAAPQINNKMGMNRAMSVSDLSFVVDSDTSPLRTGLLIASDHLDDIDTALSQALEVIPVHSASNGPGPDRSSVSATLSNVANIYVHSTEGFDNDEAVLVRLKEILNDNKSQLVDSSIRRITFMFGFEDGAYPKYFTFRGPSYKEDETIRHIEPALAFQLELGRMSNFNIKPIFTENRNIHVYEAVSKTSQLDKRFFTRGVIRTGSIRDDISIQEYLTSEAHRLISDILDNLEIIDTSNSDLNHMFINFSAVFDISPEDVEAAFGGFLERFGKRLLRLRVTSAEIRIIIKEPVSGTPVPLRALISNVSGYVVRAELYTEVKNSRSEWVFKSLGKPGSMHLRPIATPYPVKEWLQPKRYKAHLMGTTYVYDFPELFRQASTTQWHKKDPKTNVSDSFFTSHELIEDENGELTEVEREPGANSIGMVAFIITVKTPEYPRGRQFVIVANDITFKIGSFGPQEDEFFNKVTDYARMRGIPRIYLSANSGARIGIAEELIPLFKVAWKDDNDSTKGFEYLYLTEEDMVVLKKHDKDNTVITERIVEGGEQRNVIKTIIGTEDGLGVECLRGSGLIAGATSRAYNDIFTITLVTCRSVGIGAYLVRLGQRAIQIEGQPIILTGAPSINKLLGREVYASNLQLGGPQIMYNNGVSHLTATDDLAAVDQILQWISYIPAKRNMPVPIYETGDSWDRDVEYKPLPKEPYNVRWLIEGRDTDDGFEYGLFDKGSFFETLSGWAKGVVIGRARLGGIPLGVIAVETRTIENVIPADPANPDSTESIIQEAGQVWYPNSAFKTAQAIKDFNNGEQLPLMILANWRGFSGGQRDMYNEVLKYGSFIVDALVDYKQPVMIYIPPTGELRGGSWVVVDPNINPDQMEMYADVESRAGVLEPEGMVGLKYRREKLLGTMNRLDDKYRTLRAKLSDTSLSDEEHQEVSKELAHRERQLLPIYHQVTVQFADLHDRTGRMLAKGVIRKELEWSNSRRFFFWRLRRRLNEEYLIRRLNKSFKNSANVSRLEKISRIRSWYPSSIDNDDDQAISKFIEEKYAVIDENFNKLKVETVAQDLAKSFRSDHDSTIAGLSEVLKMLSTEDKQKLLKSLK from the coding sequence ATGAGTGAAGAGAATTTATTCGAAACAAGTGTGGATAAATCCAAATACGAAGTCACTGATTACTCAAGTTATCATGCTGATTTACCAAGCAATTTCATTGgtttgaatataattgaaaaagctGAAGAATCTCCACTGAAAGAGTTCGTTAAAAGTCACGGAGGTCACACCGTTATTTCGAAAGTTTTAATTGCTAATAATGGTATTGCTGCTGTAAAAGAAATCAGATCTGTTAGAAAATGGGCCTATGAAACTTTTGGTGACGAAAAAGTCGTCCAATTCGTAGCAATGGCTACTCCAGAAGATTTGGAAGCTAATGCTGAATACATTAGAATGGCTGATCAATATATAGAAGTACCAGGTGGTacgaataataataattatgcTAACGTTGATTTAATTGTAGATCTTGCAGAAAGATGTGATGTCGATGCTGTTTGGGCAGGTTGGGGTCACGCTTCTGAAAACCCACATTTACCTGAAAAATTAGCTGACTCGAAAAGAAAGGTCATATTTATTGGTCCTCCAGGTAATGCTATGAGATCTCTAGgtgataaaatttcaagtACTATCGTTGCTCAACATGCAAAAGTTCCTTGTATTCCATGGTCAGGTACAGGTGTCGACAAGGTACATATCGACGAAAAAACTGGGTTAGTATCAGTTGATGATGATGTCTATCAACAAGGTTGTTGTAACTCCCCAGAAGATGGTTTAATAAAAGCTAAAGAAATTGGTTTCCCAGTCATGATCAAAGCCTCAGAAGGTGGTGGTGGTAAAGGTATTAGAAAAgtagaaaatgaagaagaatttatCTCCTTATATCATCAAGCTTCTAACGAAATTCCTGGTTCTCCTATATTCATAATGAAATTAGCTGGTAGGGCTCGTCATTTAGAAGTTCAATTATTAGCAGATCAATACGGTACCAATATATCACTATTTGGTCGTGATTGTTCCGTTCAAAGACGTCATCAAAAGATTATCGAAGAAGCTCCAGTGACAATTGCCGGTCAAAAGACTTTCTCAGAAATGGAAAAAGCCGCCGTCAGGCTAGGAAAATTAGTTGGTTATGTGTCAGCCGGTACAGttgaatatttatactCAcataaagaagataaattttatttcttggAACTAAATCCAAGATTACAAGTCGAGCATCCAACTACTGAAATGGTCAGTGGTGTTAACCTACCTGCTGCCCAATTGCAAATTGCTATGGGTATCCCAATGCACAGAATTAGAGATATTCGAACATTATATGGTTTAGACCCACACGGTGCAGCTGAAATCGATTTCGAATTTAACAACGAAGAATCTAtgaaaaaacaaagaaaacCAACACCAAAAGGTCACTGTACGGCATGTCGTATCACATCTGAAGATCCCAACGAAGGTTTCAAACCATCTGGAGGTTCTTTACACGAATTGAATTTTCGTTCGTCCTCGAATGTCTGGGGTTATTTCTCAGTGGgtaataatggtaatattCATTCATTTTCTGATTCACAATTTGGTCACATATTTGCTTTCGGTGAAAATAGACAGGCATCTAGAAAGCACATGGTTGTTgcattaaaagaattatctATCAGAGGTGATTTTAGGACAACTGTTGAATActtaattaaattattagagACAgaagattttgaagataataCAATAACAACAGGTTGGTTAGATGATttgattattcaaaaaatgacTGCTGAGAAACCAGATCCAACTTTAGCTGTAATTTGTGGTGCTGCTACCAAGGCTTTCATTGCATCCGAAGCTACTCGTAAGGAATATGTAGAATCTTTAAAGAGAGGCCAGGTTCCATCCAAATCTATTTTACAAACAATGTTCCCAGTTGAGTTCATACATGAAGGCAAGAGATATAAGTTCACCGTAGCTAAATCTGCCGAAGATAGATACACCTTATTTATCAATGGTTCCAAATGTGAAGTTCGCGCTCGTAAATTATCCGATGGTGGTTTATTAATTACAATTGGTGGTAAATCTCACACAATTTATTGGAAAGAAGAAGTATCTGCTACCAGATTATCAGTCGATTCTAAATCAACATTATTGGAAGTTGAAAATGATCCAACTCAACTACGTACACCATCCCCAGGTAAGTTAGTAAAATTTTTAGTAGAAAATGGTGATCACATCTCATCTGGACAACCATACGCAGAAGTTGAAGTTATGAAAATGCAAATGCCTCTTATTGCTCAAGAGAGCGGTATAGTTCAGTTATTGAAGCAGCCAGGTTCCAATATCGTTGCCGGTGATATTATTGCTATTCTAACTTTAGATGACCCATCTAAGGTAAAACATGCTCTACCATTTGAAGGTATGCTTCCAGAGTTTGGTTCCCCTGATATTGAAGGAACTAAAGCAGCCCATAAGTTCAACTCATTGGTTGCaactttagaaaatattttaaaaggtTACGATAATCAAGTCACAATGAATTCATCATTGCAACTATTAATCGAAGTTTTAAGAAACCCTGAATTGCCATACACAGAGTGGAAATTACATATTTCTGCCCTTCATTCTAGAATACCCCCTCATATTGATCAACAATTAGAGCAGTTGTTAGAAAGGTCCATAAAACGCAATGCAGTTTTCCCTGCTAGACAATTAAGTAAGATTTTGGAAAGTTCTATTAATGACGAAAGTACCGATGCCTTATTTGAAGCTACTATTTCCCCATTGTTAGATATTACTAAACGTTATGAGAATGGTTTACAAGCTCATGAGCATAACGTATTTGTTCACTTTTTAGAAGAATAttatgatattgaaaagttattCGCAGGTCCAAATGTTAGAGAagaaaatgttattttaaaattacgTGATGAAAATTCTGAAAACCTTGATAAAGTTGCCCTAATGGTATTATCCCACGCAAAGGTTTCTGCTAAGaacaatttaattttaaatattttgaagcATTACCAGCCATTATGCAAGATGTCTTCTGAAGTAGCATCTGCATTTATGCAACCTTTACACCATATCGTCGAATTAGAGTCCAAATCTACAGCTAAAGTGGCATTACAAGCAAGAGAAATTTTGATTCAAGGCGCTTTACCATCGGTTCAAGAAAGAGTTAATCAAATTGAACATATATTAAAGTCCTCCGTTGTTAACACTTCGTACGGACAAACTTCAGTTAAATCAAGAGCGGAACCAGATCAAAGGATTCTAAAGgatttaattgattcaaattACGTTGTATTCGATGTTTTAACACCATTTTTATGCAATCAAGATCCTGCTATTGCATCTGCTGCTGCTCATGTCTACGTTCAGCGTGCTTACAGAGCGTACACTGTTGGTGAGGTAAAGATTCATAATGGGTTTTCCAATGTCGTATGTGAATGGAAATTTCAATTACCAACTGCAGCTTTTGCTGCCGCTCcacaaattaataataagatGGGGATGAATAGGGCAATGTCTGTTTCCGATTTATCATTTGTTGTTGACAGTGATACATCACCATTGAGAACAGGTTTATTAATTGCTTCCGACCACTtagatgatattgataCTGCTTTATCTCAAGCGTTGGAGGTAATTCCTGTCCATTCTGCTAGTAATGGACCGGGCCCAGATAGATCTAGTGTTTCTGCAACTTTAAGTAATGTTGCAAATATCTATGTCCACTCTACTGAAGGTTTCGATAACGATGAAGCCGTATTGGTCagattaaaagaaattctaAATGATAATAAGTCTCAATTAGTTGATTCTTCTATTCGTCGTATAACCTTTATGTTTGGTTTTGAAGATGGTGCATATCCAAAGTACTTTACTTTCAGAGGACCTTCGTACAAAGAAGATGAAACAATTCGTCATATTGAACCAGCCTTAGCCTTTCAATTAGAATTAGGAAGAATGTCAAACTTCAACATTAAACCCATTTTCACTGAGAACAGAAACATTCATGTTTATGAAGCCGTTAGCAAAACTTCTCAATTAGATAAAAGATTTTTTACTAGAGGTGTTATCAGAACAGGTAGTATACGTGATGATATCTCTATCCAAGAATATCTAACGTCAGAAGCTCATAGATTAATAAGTGATATACTTGAcaatttagaaataattGACACTTCAAATTCAGATTTGAATCACATGTTTATTAACTTTTCTGCAgtatttgatatttctCCTGAGGATGTTGAAGCTGCTTTTGGTGGATTCTTAGAAAGATTTGGTAAGCGTTTATTAAGATTACGTGTCACTTCTGCTGAAATTCGTATAATAATCAAAGAACCTGTAAGCGGCACACCTGTCCCTCTTCGTGCTTTAATCAGCAATGTATCAGGTTATGTTGTCAGAGCTGAACTATATACTGAAGTTAAAAACTCTAGAAGTGAATGGGTGTTTAAATCATTAGGTAAACCAGGTTCTATGCATTTAAGACCTATTGCTACTCCTTATCCAGTTAAGGAATGGTTACAACCTAAAAGATATAAGGCACATTTAATGGGAACGACTTACGTTTACGATTTCCCAGAACTATTCCGTCAAGCTTCTACAACGCAATGGCATAAAAAGGATCCTAAGACCAATGTTTctgattcattttttacATCACatgaattaattgaagACGAAAACGGTGAATTGACAGAAGTAGAAAGGGAACCTGGTGCCAATTCTATTGGTATGGTTGCCTTTATCATAACCGTCAAGACACCTGAATATCCACGTGGTCGTCAATTTGTTATTGTTGCGAATGATATTACTTTCAAAATTGGTTCTTTTGGCCCTCAAGAAGACGAGTTTTTCAATAAGGTCACAGACTATGCCAGAATGCGTGGTATTCCAAGAATTTACTTATCTGCTAACTCTGGTGCAAGAATTGGTATAGCAGAAGAATTAATTCCACTATTCAAGGTCGCTTGGAAGGACGATAACGATTCTACTAAAGGTTTTGAGTACTTATACTTGACAGAAGAAGATATGGTCGTATTGAAGAAGCATGATAAAGACAATACAGTCATTACCGAACGTATTGTTGAAGGTGGTGAACAGAGAAATGTTATCAAAACTATTATTGGTACCGAGGATGGTCTAGGTGTTGAGTGTTTGAGAGGGTCTGGTTTAATTGCTGGTGCCACATCTAGAGcatataatgatatttttaccATTACTCTAGTCACATGTAGATCTGTCGGTATCGGTGCCTATTTAGTGAGATTAGGTCAAAGAGCAATCCAAATCGAAGGACAACCAATTATTTTAACTGGTGCTCCTTCAATCAACAAGTTACTTGGTAGAGAAGTCTATGCTTCCAATTTACAATTGGGTGGTCCACAAATTATGTATAACAATGGTGTTTCTCATTTAACAGCAACTGATGATTTAGCAGCTGTTGACCAAATTCTGCAATGGATTTCTTACATTCCAGCTAAGCGTAATATGCCCGTTCCTATTTACGAAACTGGTGATTCTTGGGATAGAGATGTAGAATACAAGCCTTTACCAAAAGAACCTTACAACGTTAGGTGGTTGATTGAAGGTCGTGATACTGATGATGGCTTCGAATATGGTCTATTCGATAAGGGTTCTTTCTTTGAAACTTTATCTGGTTGGGCAAAGGGTGTCGTTATTGGTAGAGCTAGATTGGGTGGTATCCCATTGGGTGTTATTGCTGTGGAAACAAGAACTATTGAAAACGTTATTCCAGCCGATCCAGCCAATCCAGATTCAACTGAATCCATTATTCAAGAAGCTGGTCAAGTTTGGTATCCAAATTCCGCCTTTAAAACTGCACAAGCCATCAAGGACTTCAACAATGGTGAGCAATTGCCTTTGATGATCTTAGCTAATTGGAGAGGTTTCTCTGGTGGTCAACGTGATATGTACAATGAAGTATTAAAATACGGTTCTTTCATTGTCGATGCCTTAGTTGATTATAAACAACCTGTTATGATTTACATTCCTCCAACTGGTGAATTAAGAGGTGGTTCATGGGTTGTTGTCGATCCAAATATCAATCCAGATCAAATGGAAATGTATGCTGATGTTGAATCTAGAGCCGGTGTCTTAGAACCTGAAGGTATGGTCGGTCTAAAATACCGTAGAGAGAAATTATTAGGTACTATGAACAGATTGGatgataaatatagaaCATTGAGAGCTAAATTATCTGACACATCTTTGTCTGATGAGGAACACCAAGAAGTTTCCAAGGAACTAGCTCACCGTGAAAGACAATTATTACCGATTTATCACCAAGTAACTGTCCAATTTGCTGATTTACATGACAGAACTGGCAGAATGCTTGCCAAGGGTGTCATTAGAAAGGAATTGGAATGGTCTAACTCTCGTCGTTTCTTCTTCTGGAGATTAAGAAGAAGATTGAATGAAGAGTATTTAATCAGAAGACTAAACAAAAGCTTCAAGAACTCTGCCAATGTCTCTAGACTAGAGAAAATATCCAGAATTAGATCATGGTATCCTTCGTCTATCGACAACGACGATGATCAAGCTATATCTAAGttcattgaagaaaaatatgctgtaattgatgaaaatttcaataaattaaaagtGGAAACTGTTGCTCAAGATTTAGCTAAGAGTTTCAGAAGCGACCATGACAGTACAATTGCTGGATTATCTGaagtattaaaaatgttatcTACCGAAGACAAGCAAAAACTATTAAAAagtttaaaataa
- the ATP23 gene encoding putative metalloprotease (similar to Saccharomyces cerevisiae ATP23 (YNR020C); ancestral locus Anc_6.318) — protein MDDSNSKDNSIVETIKVANTPKDLNSLKGFQWWRRTFQYNTGLGLTPEEKSNYENDYQYILTRKQCNSCYEYRDWLLKYSPTVRFMIQQISKLSENNPNIDNKTVKSFDESKIICDVCPELRSGGFHPDYGILICQNRIRDKWHLEDTLAHELVHQFDNLKWKVDWLNLKQHACSEIRASSLSGECRFFQEFSKRGFGFTIAKGHQECVKRRAVLSLMGNPNCKDKKQAELVVDEVWESCFNDTRPFEDIYR, from the coding sequence AACAATTAAAGTTGCAAACACTCcaaaagatttaaataGTTTGAAGGGGTTTCAATGGTGGAGAAGGacatttcaatataatactGGTTTAGGATTGACTCCAGAGGAGAAAAGTAACTATGAAAAtgattatcaatatattttgacAAGAAAGCAATGTAATAGTTGCTATGAGTATAGAGATTGGCTTCTCAAGTATTCTCCAACGGTAAGATTTATGATTCAAcagatttcaaaattaagTGAAAATAATCCCAACATCGATAATAAGACGGTGAAATCCTTTGATGAATCCAAGATTATATGTGACGTTTGTCCTGAATTAAGAAGTGGTGGGTTCCATCCAGATTATGGTATCTTAATATGTCAAAATAGAATCAGAGATAAGTGGCATCTAGAAGATACTTTGGCGCATGAATTGGTGCatcaatttgataatttaaaatggAAAGTAGATTGGTTGAATTTAAAGCAACATGCTTGCTCAGAGATTAGGGCATCATCATTAAGTGGCGAATGTAGATTTTTCCAAGAATTCTCAAAGAGAGGCTTTGGATTCACAATTGCTAAAGGGCATCAGGAATGTGTAAAAAGGAGAGCAGTATTAAGTTTAATGGGGAATCCTAATTGTAAGGATAAAAAACAAGCTGAATTGGTGGTAGACGAGGTTTGGGAAAGTTGTTTTAATGATACAAGACCTTTTGAAGATATTTATAGATGA
- the TIM23 gene encoding protein transporter TIM23 (similar to Saccharomyces cerevisiae TIM23 (YNR017W); ancestral locus Anc_6.312): MSWIFGTNKKTSEEVHEKETSKLGFDPEQVSNVSNIISSGTSFDASRLHPLAGLEKGVEYLDLEEEQLSAIEGSQGLIPSRGWSDDLCYGTGAVYLLGLGTGGAYGFIEGVRNITPGSPGKLKLNTILNHITKRGPFMGNSAGVLALTYNIINSTIDSVRGKHDASGAIVAGAVTGAIFKSSKGFKPMAYASGLTAGAAALWSGVKGSVLE, from the coding sequence ATGTCTTGGATATTTGGTAcgaataaaaaaacatcaGAAGAAGTAcatgaaaaagaaacttCGAAATTGGGTTTTGATCCAGAGCAAGTTTCAAATGTCTCTAATATCATCTCTTCAGGAACTTCATTCGATGCATCCAGATTGCATCCACTAGCAGGTTTGGAAAAAGGTGTCGAATATTTGGATCTGGAAGAAGAACAATTATCAGCAATAGAAGGTTCCCAAGGTTTGATTCCATCTCGTGGTTGGTCGGATGACTTGTGTTACGGTACAGGTGCCGTGTACTTATTAGGCCTTGGAACAGGTGGTGCTTATGGTTTCATTGAAGGTGTAAGAAATATTACGCCGGGTTCTCCAGgtaaattgaaattaaacaCAATCTTGAATCATATTACAAAGAGAGGTCCGTTCATGGGTAATAGTGCAGGTGTTCTTGCGCTaacatataatattatcaattctACCATTGACTCGGTAAGAGGAAAGCACGATGCTTCGGGTGCAATTGTAGCAGGTGCGGTCACAGGTGCAATCTTCAAGTCCTCGAAAGGTTTTAAACCAATGGCATATGCAAGTGGTTTGACTGCAGGTGCTGCTGCTTTATGGTCCGGTGTTAAGGGTTCTGTTTTAGAATAG
- the ARE2 gene encoding sterol acyltransferase (similar to Saccharomyces cerevisiae ARE1 (YCR048W) and ARE2 (YNR019W); ancestral locus Anc_6.317), with product MASGLLKDQKFIKIQKLNSIDNGRKKKSIIINDGDFDAVSDGSFVDLNDEKIEKIKIIEDNIESISSGVNVKIPANSLSAAASNNSTVFNANSEYIERHIKIIDGRARSRYKRNTKEAISYFGDVSFQTRPSILDGSINNPYQEKFSGPIFEKISFSDKNSDVLVASNFGGFYVLAWMSVAFSCFKMLIEYYNTHDHSFKDSEILHFMTTDLFTVAAVDLMMYSNLWFIFAIQWLCKMNILKWKPVGRMITAIFESCFVIFYIILTENILGLHWVAKIFLFLHSLVLLMKMHSFAFYNGYLWNIKSELSFSTRALKKYYNSENKEVIETLNRSKDFCTSELNAISDTVAFPENINVKNFFMYTMFPTLVYQVEYPRTERIRWRYVLEKACAIFGTIFLMMLLAQTYMYPVAMRAIAVKHTQWQGYVHRAKQWAELLIDLVPSFITMYILNFYLIWDAILNCIAELTCFGDRYFYGDWWNCVDWGDFSRIWNIPVHKFLLRHVYHSSISFLNLSKSQATLMTFFISSVVHELAMYVIFKKLRCYLFILQMTQLPLVTISKTKYFRDRTIINNVFFWLGICTGPSIMCTLYLTF from the coding sequence ATGGCTTCTGGTCTTTTGAAGGATCAAAAGTTTATaaagattcaaaaattgaattctATTGATAATGGtagaaaaaagaaatccattattatcaatgaTGGAGATTTTGATGCTGTTAGTGATGGATCATTTGTtgatttaaatgatgagaaaattgaaaaaattaaaattattgagGATAACATTGAAAGCATTAGTTCAGGTGTAAACGTTAAAATTCCTGCGAATAGTTTATCAGCTGCTGcatcaaataattctaCTGTTTTTAACGCTAATTcagaatatattgaaagGCACATTAAGATCATCGATGGCAGAGCTAGATCAAGATATAAGAGAAACACAAAAGAAGCTATATCATATTTTGGTGATGTCAGTTTTCAAACCAGACCTTCTATTTTAGATGGTTCAATTAACAATCCTTAccaagaaaaatttagtGGTCCAATTTTTGAGAAAATAAGTTTTAGTGATAAAAACAGTGATGTTCTTGTTGCATCAAATTTTGGTGGGTTTTATGTCTTGGCTTGGATGAGTGTTGCATTTTCATGCTTCAAAATgttaattgaatattataatacaCACGATCATTCTTTTAAGGATTCTGAAATCTTGCATTTTATGACAACTGATCTTTTCACTGTAGCTGCTGTCGATTTAATGATGTATTCTAATTTATGGTTTATTTTTGCTATTCAATGGTTATGTAAAATGAATATCTTAAAATGGAAACCAGTCGGTAGAATGATTACCGCCATATTTGAAAGTTGTTTTGTTATATTCTATATTATCCTAACAGAAAACATTTTAGGCTTGCATTGGGTTGCTAaaatctttttatttttgcaTTCATTAGTTTTACTAATGAAAATGCATTCATTCGCATTCTATAATGGTTATTTATGGAACATTAAATCAGAGTTAAGCTTCTCTACTCGTGctttgaagaaatattacAATTCTGAAAACAAGGAAGTCATCGAAACATTAAACAGATCAAAAGATTTCTGTACTAGTGAATTAAATGCCATCTCCGATACAGTAGCATTTccagaaaatattaatgtcaaaaatttctttatGTACACTATGTTCCCAACTCTTGTTTATCAAGTTGAATATCCAAGAACAGAAAGAATCAGATGGAGATACGTTTTAGAAAAAGCATGTGCTATCTTTGGtaccatttttttaatgatgTTACTTGCACAAACATATATGTATCCTGTTGCCATGAGAGCAATTGCTGTCAAGCATACTCAATGGCAAGGTTACGTACATAGAGCGAAACAATGGGCAGAATTACTCATTGACCTTGTCCCAAGTTTTATCACtatgtatattttgaatttctaTCTAATTTGGGACGCTATCCTAAATTGTATTGCAGAATTAACTTGTTTTGGTGATAGATATTTCTATGGTGATTGGTGGAATTGTGTTGATTGGGGTGATTTTTCAAGAATTTGGAATATTCCAGTTCACAAGTTTTTGTTGAGACATGTTTACCATAGTTCAATCAGTTTCttgaatttatcaaaatctCAAGCAACTTTAATGACTTTTTTTATAAGTTCGGTGGTTCATGAGTTAGCAATGTAtgttattttcaaaaaattgagatgctatttattcattttacAAATGACGCAATTACCTTTAGTTACCATCAGTAAGACCAAGTATTTCAGAGATCGTACTATCATTAACAATGTCTTTTTCTGGTTAGGTATTTGTACTGGACCAAGTATCATGTGCACGTTATATTTGACATTCTAA
- the BUD23 gene encoding 18S rRNA (guanine1575-N7)-methyltransferase (similar to Saccharomyces cerevisiae BUD23 (YCR047C); ancestral locus Anc_6.316), protein MSRPEDLAPPEFFYDDIESKKYTSSTRVQHIQAKMTLRALELLNLPPNSFILDIGCGSGLSGEILTEDDHVWCGLDISPSMLATGLTRDVEGDLMLHDMGQGIPFRAGTFDAAISISAIQWLGNADTSYNDPKKRLLRFFNTLFASLKKGGKFAAQFYPKNEDQIDEILKTAKVAGFSGGLVIDDPESKKNKKYYLVLTSGSPRVTDENVNLQGVTMDATELEKAKIHRNRKKVMESNKTYINRKKDLMRRRGRKVALDSKFTGRKRRARF, encoded by the coding sequence ATGTCACGTCCTGAAGATTTAGCTCCTCCAGAATTTTTCTATGATGACAtagaatcaaaaaaatatacttcaTCTACTAGAGTTCAACATATTCAAGCTAAGATGACGTTACGTGCTTTAgagttattaaatttaccTCCAAACTCATTTATTCTGGATATTGGTTGTGGTTCCGGTCTTAGTGGGGAAATTTTAACTGAAGATGATCATGTTTGGTGTGGTTTGGATATATCACCAAGCATGTTAGCAACTGGTCTAACGAGAGATGTAGAGGGTGATTTAATGTTACATGATATGGGTCAAGGCATTCCATTTAGAGCAGGTACTTTCGATGCTGCTATCTCCATCTCTGCTATCCAATGGTTGGGTAATGCTGATACGTCTTATAATGATCCAAAAAAGAGATTACTGAGGTTTTTCAATACTTTGTTTGCCAGTTTAAAAAAAGGTGGCAAATTCGCAGCACAATTTTATCCAAAGAATGAAGATCAGATTGatgaaattttgaaaaccGCGAAAGTTGCAGGTTTTAGTGGTGGTTTAGTTATCGATGACCCAgaatcaaagaaaaataagaaataCTATTTGGTATTGACTTCAGGTTCTCCAAGAGTTACCGATGAGAATGTTAACTTGCAAGGTGTGACGATGGATGCCActgaattagaaaaagcAAAGATACACAGAAATAGAAAGAAGGTCATGGAATCAAATAAGACATATATTAACAGGAAGAAAGATTTGATGAGAAGACGTGGTAGAAAAGTTGCATTAGATTCCAAATTCACAGGTAGAAAGAGAAGAGcaagattttaa